A region of Geobacillus sp. 46C-IIa DNA encodes the following proteins:
- a CDS encoding SOS response-associated peptidase produces MCGRFTLTADLEALQALFCFRYQGPLAPRFNIAPSQEVLTVVVEEGERVGKMMRWGLVPFWAKDVRIGAKMINARSETVDEKASFRHAFKRRRCLIVADGFYEWRKEGEKKVPYRFTLAAGAPFAFAGLWERWDGPSGPLETCTIITTKANELVAAIHDRMPVILPSERHGDWLDPSLDDSEYLKTFLQPYPSERMRMYEVSPLVNSPKNDVSACIEPVNSR; encoded by the coding sequence ATGTGCGGCCGGTTTACGTTAACGGCTGATTTGGAAGCGCTGCAAGCGCTGTTTTGTTTTCGGTATCAAGGCCCGCTCGCCCCGCGGTTTAACATCGCCCCGAGCCAAGAAGTGCTGACAGTTGTTGTGGAAGAAGGGGAGCGAGTCGGGAAAATGATGCGCTGGGGGCTTGTGCCGTTTTGGGCGAAAGACGTTCGCATCGGCGCCAAGATGATCAACGCCCGGTCGGAAACCGTGGATGAGAAGGCAAGTTTTCGCCATGCGTTCAAGCGGCGGCGCTGTTTGATTGTAGCCGATGGATTTTACGAGTGGAGAAAAGAGGGGGAGAAAAAAGTGCCGTATCGGTTTACGCTCGCAGCGGGCGCGCCGTTTGCGTTCGCCGGGCTGTGGGAGCGCTGGGATGGGCCGAGCGGGCCGCTGGAGACGTGCACGATCATCACGACAAAGGCGAATGAACTTGTCGCCGCCATTCACGATCGGATGCCGGTCATTCTGCCTTCCGAGCGGCATGGCGACTGGCTTGATCCGAGCTTGGATGACAGCGAGTATTTGAAAACGTTCCTGCAGCCGTATCCGAGCGAGCGAATGCGAATGTACGAAGTGTCGCCGCTGGTCAATTCGCCGAAAAACGATGTCAGCGCCTGCATTGAGCCGGTCAACAGCCGATAA
- a CDS encoding GNAT family N-acetyltransferase — protein MPPFVLLETEEEVRSAFPIMRELRTHLDEETYVALVREAKEKEGYKLAALYDQDKMVAVVGFMPMITLYNGRFIWVCDLVTASSERSKGYGKALLSYVHDWAKTHSYGTVSLSSGLQRVDAHRFYEEKMEYQKVSYVFLKRL, from the coding sequence GTGCCGCCATTCGTTTTGCTTGAAACCGAAGAGGAAGTGAGAAGCGCTTTTCCAATCATGCGCGAGCTGCGCACACACTTGGATGAGGAAACGTATGTTGCGCTTGTGCGCGAAGCGAAAGAAAAAGAAGGGTATAAGCTGGCGGCGTTATATGATCAGGACAAAATGGTTGCTGTCGTTGGGTTCATGCCGATGATCACCCTCTATAACGGCCGTTTTATTTGGGTGTGCGATTTAGTCACCGCTTCAAGTGAGCGGTCGAAAGGGTATGGAAAAGCGTTGCTTTCGTATGTCCATGATTGGGCAAAAACGCATAGTTATGGGACTGTTTCACTGTCATCCGGCTTGCAGCGCGTTGACGCCCATCGCTTCTACGAGGAAAAAATGGAATACCAAAAAGTGAGTTATGTCTTTTTAAAACGGTTATAA
- a CDS encoding acyl-CoA dehydrogenase family protein, with translation MKPLREADPNLLANLKRYLDDELYQYAEEKLASFYEFCLTDVDRRAVHTDREGQPRLIKYDRFGNDISEVWVNEGYEQTAKQTYETGIVGYVHKPIPELGRKGNYMYSYAQGYILSQAEPGFYCPVTLTMATAYVLEHFADEKLKAAYLPHVISTGEVELYEGATFLTERQGGSDVGANAVRAVPCGDHYKLYGEKYFASNAGRCGVALVLARIDGSGPGTKGLSLFLVPWRNEDGTVNGITIRRLKDKLGVRAVPSAEVVFDGAKAHVVGDPRKGFYYMMEALNLSRVCNAVASVGIMKRALEEAKQYAEQRTAFGHQLTDYPMVRGMLADLTARQEVETSACFDMIALFDRVMTAPHEASEEEKAWLRLLIALLKMRTAEEAIAFSHEAIELHGGNGYIEDFVTPRLLRDAQVLTVWEGTANILALEVLRLMRKYHIHERFAADMRQRLERLAAEVKPLACPVEEGLKELVSALSRLGGQADEVQTFHAKAVANRMCDLYLSVIALERGQENERNKRLAELFLRHVWERGLVDERMTSVREFDLIVGAKGAAPLSHS, from the coding sequence ATGAAACCGCTTCGTGAAGCCGATCCGAATTTGTTGGCGAATTTGAAACGGTATTTGGATGACGAATTGTACCAGTATGCTGAGGAAAAGCTCGCATCGTTTTATGAATTTTGTTTGACGGACGTCGACCGCCGCGCTGTGCATACCGATCGTGAAGGGCAGCCGCGCCTGATTAAATATGACCGCTTTGGCAACGACATTTCTGAGGTGTGGGTGAACGAAGGATACGAGCAGACGGCGAAACAAACGTATGAAACGGGGATTGTCGGGTATGTGCACAAACCGATTCCCGAGCTTGGAAGAAAAGGAAACTACATGTATTCATACGCCCAAGGGTACATTTTATCGCAAGCCGAGCCCGGGTTTTATTGCCCGGTGACGCTGACAATGGCAACCGCCTATGTGCTTGAACATTTTGCTGATGAAAAGTTGAAGGCGGCGTACTTGCCTCATGTGATCTCCACGGGTGAAGTCGAACTGTACGAAGGAGCGACGTTTTTAACGGAGCGCCAAGGCGGATCGGACGTTGGCGCCAACGCCGTGCGTGCTGTGCCGTGCGGCGATCATTATAAACTGTACGGGGAAAAATATTTTGCCAGCAACGCGGGGCGCTGCGGCGTGGCGCTCGTATTGGCGCGCATTGATGGGAGCGGCCCGGGGACGAAGGGGCTGAGCTTGTTTCTCGTCCCATGGCGCAACGAGGATGGAACAGTAAACGGCATCACCATCCGCCGCTTAAAGGATAAGTTAGGCGTGCGCGCCGTGCCGTCGGCCGAAGTCGTGTTTGATGGCGCCAAGGCGCATGTCGTCGGCGACCCGCGCAAAGGCTTCTATTATATGATGGAAGCGCTCAATTTGTCGCGCGTCTGCAATGCGGTCGCCTCGGTCGGCATCATGAAGCGGGCGCTCGAAGAAGCGAAGCAATACGCCGAACAGCGCACCGCTTTTGGCCATCAACTGACCGATTACCCGATGGTGCGCGGGATGCTCGCCGACCTGACGGCAAGGCAGGAAGTGGAAACGAGCGCCTGCTTTGACATGATCGCCTTGTTTGACCGCGTCATGACTGCGCCGCATGAAGCGAGCGAGGAGGAGAAAGCATGGCTCAGGCTTCTGATTGCCCTTCTGAAGATGCGTACGGCCGAAGAAGCGATCGCGTTCAGCCATGAGGCGATTGAACTGCACGGCGGCAATGGGTATATTGAAGATTTTGTCACCCCGCGCCTGCTCCGCGATGCTCAAGTGCTGACCGTCTGGGAAGGAACAGCCAATATTTTGGCGCTTGAAGTGTTGCGGTTGATGCGTAAATATCACATTCACGAGCGGTTCGCCGCCGACATGCGGCAACGGCTTGAGCGTTTAGCAGCCGAGGTGAAGCCGCTTGCCTGCCCGGTTGAAGAAGGATTGAAGGAGTTGGTGTCAGCGCTCTCGCGTCTTGGCGGCCAAGCGGACGAGGTGCAGACGTTCCATGCGAAGGCGGTTGCCAATCGGATGTGCGATCTGTATTTGAGTGTCATCGCTTTGGAACGCGGTCAAGAAAACGAACGGAACAAGCGGCTCGCCGAGTTGTTTTTGCGCCATGTGTGGGAGCGCGGGCTTGTCGACGAACGGATGACATCGGTGCGTGAGTTTGATTTGATTGTTGGAGCGAAAGGAGCGGCGCCGCTTTCCCATTCGTGA
- a CDS encoding LysE family translocator, with translation METFIRDLVLGLSLAAPIGPVNAAQLDRGMRGGFIPAWLFGLGAVTADLVYIALVYFGIGEWAKEPIVQTFLSLFGAFVLLYTGAESVWNAHAVTIRQERKTESAFGSWLASFLLSLLNPLSILFWLGVYGSVLAQMAAAGGGEGQVIWRTATILVGVVLWDMALAAAAGGFRRHVTANVLAAASLLSGIVLVGFGLYFGWQGVQSFWA, from the coding sequence ATGGAAACGTTTATTCGAGATCTTGTGTTAGGGCTGTCGCTGGCGGCGCCGATCGGCCCGGTCAATGCTGCACAGCTTGACCGCGGCATGCGCGGCGGATTTATCCCGGCGTGGCTGTTTGGACTCGGGGCGGTGACGGCCGATCTCGTATACATTGCGCTTGTCTATTTCGGCATCGGCGAATGGGCGAAGGAGCCGATCGTGCAAACATTCCTTTCGCTGTTCGGCGCCTTTGTCCTTCTTTACACCGGCGCGGAAAGCGTCTGGAACGCCCATGCGGTTACGATCCGTCAAGAGCGGAAAACAGAATCGGCGTTTGGATCATGGTTGGCCAGCTTTCTTCTTTCACTGCTTAACCCGCTGTCGATTTTATTTTGGCTCGGTGTGTACGGGTCAGTGCTGGCACAGATGGCGGCTGCCGGCGGGGGAGAAGGGCAAGTGATCTGGCGCACGGCAACAATTTTGGTTGGCGTCGTTTTATGGGATATGGCACTGGCGGCGGCTGCCGGGGGATTTCGCCGCCATGTCACCGCGAATGTGTTGGCTGCAGCATCGCTCCTCTCAGGCATCGTACTCGTTGGATTCGGCTTGTATTTTGGCTGGCAAGGGGTGCAATCATTTTGGGCATAG
- a CDS encoding class I adenylate-forming enzyme family protein, which yields MNISELLARNARKFPEKTAVIEGESGLSYAEVDRMVNRLASSLARLGVGRGDKVALYMPNTKEFVFSYFAVLRLGAVVVPIHARLTAAEVQYILGHSEAKLLIAHDLVHQALAPLVGGSHITWIKTGKAEDGWLSLEELIGSGDPQDIVCPVKEDDEATILYTSGTTGRPKGVLFTHRNIITVADMIVIETKIDRQSRLLHLMPLSHSAPLHLFFVGGTYVGATHVLAPAFSPDALLELVERHKITHFFGAPVAYLLTAKHPRFSDYDLSSVRCWMYGGAPLSREEVRFVADCFGAERMMCLYGLTEAGPNGTYLAPEEHAEKAGSVGRYAALHCEAAIVDENGQEVAPGEVGEIVLRGESVMKGYYNDEEKTNEAIRNGWLYTGDLARRDEDGYIWIVDRKKDVIISGGVNIYPKEVEDVLRTHPAIADVAVIGVPHPEWGETAKAFVVLSQPLEPLAEECKRFLSDKLAGYKIPRLYGAIAELPRNATGKVLKQVLRARETAQEV from the coding sequence ATGAACATTTCGGAGTTGCTTGCCCGCAATGCGAGGAAATTTCCAGAGAAAACGGCGGTCATCGAAGGAGAATCAGGGCTTTCGTATGCCGAGGTCGATCGCATGGTCAACCGCTTGGCTTCGTCATTGGCTCGGCTCGGCGTCGGCCGCGGTGATAAAGTTGCGCTGTATATGCCGAATACGAAGGAGTTTGTATTCTCGTACTTTGCTGTTTTGCGCCTCGGTGCCGTGGTCGTGCCGATTCATGCGCGCTTGACGGCGGCTGAAGTGCAATACATTCTCGGCCATAGTGAAGCAAAGTTGCTCATCGCTCACGATTTGGTGCATCAGGCGCTCGCTCCGCTTGTTGGTGGAAGCCATATCACTTGGATTAAGACAGGGAAGGCGGAAGACGGCTGGCTGTCGCTTGAGGAGTTGATCGGTTCAGGTGATCCGCAAGACATCGTTTGTCCAGTCAAAGAGGACGATGAGGCGACGATTTTGTATACATCGGGAACAACGGGGCGGCCAAAAGGCGTGTTGTTCACGCACCGCAACATTATAACGGTTGCGGACATGATCGTGATCGAAACGAAAATCGACCGTCAAAGCCGCCTGTTGCACCTGATGCCGCTCAGCCACTCGGCGCCGCTTCATCTGTTTTTTGTCGGCGGCACGTATGTCGGCGCGACCCATGTCTTGGCTCCTGCATTTTCCCCGGATGCCTTGCTGGAACTGGTCGAGCGTCACAAGATCACCCACTTTTTCGGTGCGCCGGTGGCGTATTTGTTGACGGCGAAGCATCCGCGGTTTTCCGATTACGACCTTTCTTCGGTCCGTTGTTGGATGTACGGCGGGGCGCCGCTGTCGCGCGAGGAAGTGCGGTTTGTCGCCGACTGCTTTGGCGCCGAGCGGATGATGTGTTTATACGGTTTGACCGAAGCCGGCCCGAACGGCACGTACTTGGCGCCTGAGGAACATGCGGAGAAAGCAGGAAGCGTCGGCCGCTATGCCGCCCTCCATTGCGAAGCCGCCATTGTGGACGAAAACGGACAGGAAGTCGCGCCCGGCGAGGTCGGCGAGATCGTGTTGCGTGGGGAGAGCGTGATGAAAGGATATTACAACGACGAGGAAAAAACGAATGAAGCGATCCGAAACGGTTGGCTGTACACCGGCGATTTGGCGCGCCGTGACGAAGACGGCTACATTTGGATCGTCGACCGGAAGAAGGACGTCATTATTTCCGGCGGCGTCAACATTTATCCAAAAGAAGTCGAAGATGTGCTGCGGACGCATCCGGCGATCGCCGATGTTGCCGTGATCGGCGTGCCGCATCCGGAGTGGGGAGAAACGGCAAAAGCGTTTGTTGTATTGAGCCAACCGCTCGAACCGCTCGCGGAGGAGTGTAAACGCTTCCTATCCGACAAGCTTGCTGGTTACAAAATCCCCCGCTTGTATGGGGCGATCGCTGAACTGCCGCGCAATGCGACTGGGAAAGTGTTGAAACAAGTGCTGCGGGCGCGGGAGACGGCGCAGGAAGTATAG
- a CDS encoding NAD(P)H-hydrate dehydratase, giving the protein MISIVTADEMYAIDREVAERIGIRDDSLMENAGQALFRALKERISRAHRVAVLAGTGNNGGDGFVIARMLKSCGYETDVWLIPPREKVKGAARMALEVYERSGYSWLPYEGNERAFAARVPHYDAIVDALLGIGVKGDVRSPYKEIIEQVNRTSATVYAIDVPSGVPADGGDVSTAVCADVTLTIQCPKLGAYTFPAADYYGEIAVVDIGIPPVAVQAKAAARFLWEQSDVVRTMPKRTRSSHKGTHGKLLIVGGSKVMSGAVAMTAKAALRSGAGLVTMAVPETVYEAAANRVPEAMCRLWPAEDGAFAGAADWDGLDIDAMAIGPGMGRTDGVRRLVNELVRQPVPLVIDADALFFWDDYAERVRGRNAPTVITPHPGEMARIVHRSVREVEHDRFGVSKRLAMEYGVYVVLKGPYTIVTAPDGAQYVNATGNPALAKGGSGDVLTGIVAAFLLQHEAVQPAVSNAVFVHGKAADWLVQHGHSPWDVLASDVIDALPAVLASMT; this is encoded by the coding sequence ATGATTTCGATCGTAACAGCTGATGAAATGTATGCCATTGACCGGGAAGTGGCAGAGCGGATCGGCATTCGCGACGACTCGCTGATGGAAAACGCCGGACAGGCGCTGTTTCGGGCGCTGAAAGAGCGGATCTCGCGCGCTCATAGGGTCGCGGTGCTCGCCGGGACGGGCAATAACGGCGGCGACGGATTCGTCATCGCGCGCATGTTGAAAAGTTGTGGCTATGAAACCGATGTCTGGCTCATCCCGCCGCGGGAAAAGGTGAAAGGGGCGGCGCGCATGGCGCTTGAGGTGTACGAGCGGTCCGGCTATTCGTGGCTGCCTTATGAGGGCAATGAACGGGCGTTTGCGGCGCGCGTGCCGCATTACGACGCCATCGTTGACGCGCTCCTTGGCATTGGCGTCAAAGGGGACGTGCGCTCACCGTACAAAGAAATCATTGAACAAGTGAACCGCACGTCCGCAACGGTATACGCGATCGATGTGCCGAGCGGGGTGCCGGCTGACGGCGGTGATGTCAGCACCGCCGTTTGCGCTGATGTCACGCTCACGATCCAATGCCCGAAGCTTGGGGCGTATACGTTTCCGGCGGCCGATTATTACGGAGAGATCGCTGTTGTCGATATTGGCATTCCGCCCGTAGCGGTGCAGGCGAAGGCGGCTGCCCGGTTTTTGTGGGAACAGAGCGATGTAGTGCGGACGATGCCGAAACGAACGCGGTCATCGCATAAAGGAACGCACGGCAAGCTGCTCATTGTCGGCGGATCCAAGGTGATGAGCGGAGCGGTGGCGATGACGGCGAAAGCGGCGCTTCGCAGCGGTGCTGGTCTTGTGACGATGGCGGTTCCGGAAACGGTGTACGAGGCGGCGGCCAACCGCGTGCCGGAGGCGATGTGCCGATTATGGCCGGCAGAGGATGGCGCATTTGCCGGCGCGGCCGATTGGGACGGACTTGACATTGATGCGATGGCCATCGGTCCGGGAATGGGCCGGACAGACGGCGTGCGCCGCTTAGTGAACGAACTTGTGCGCCAGCCAGTGCCGCTTGTTATTGATGCAGATGCCTTGTTTTTTTGGGACGACTACGCTGAGCGGGTGCGCGGACGGAACGCGCCGACGGTCATTACTCCGCATCCCGGGGAGATGGCGCGCATCGTCCATCGTTCCGTTCGCGAGGTGGAGCATGACCGCTTTGGCGTATCGAAGCGACTGGCGATGGAATACGGTGTGTACGTCGTCTTAAAAGGGCCGTATACGATTGTCACGGCGCCGGACGGGGCGCAATATGTGAACGCGACCGGCAACCCGGCGTTGGCGAAAGGGGGAAGCGGCGATGTGCTGACTGGCATCGTTGCGGCGTTTTTGTTGCAGCATGAGGCGGTGCAGCCGGCGGTGAGCAATGCTGTTTTCGTGCATGGAAAGGCCGCTGATTGGCTTGTTCAACACGGCCATTCTCCATGGGATGTACTGGCGTCGGATGTGATTGATGCTTTGCCGGCTGTGCTGGCTTCGATGACGTGA
- a CDS encoding thiol-disulfide oxidoreductase DCC family protein, translating into MSPIILFDGDCLFCHASVHWIAVRDRKAAFRFASQQSAVGRALLERGNMPAGDTVVLIEDGCYYVKSDAVLRIGRRLAWPWKGLAAAGFLVPRPFRDFVYDQIAVRRHRLIRRQNRCPLPLPELRARFLDELPR; encoded by the coding sequence ATGTCCCCGATCATTTTGTTTGATGGCGACTGCTTGTTTTGTCATGCAAGTGTGCACTGGATTGCCGTCCGCGACCGGAAGGCGGCATTCCGCTTTGCCTCGCAGCAAAGCGCCGTCGGCCGGGCGTTGTTGGAAAGAGGGAACATGCCGGCGGGAGACACGGTCGTCCTCATCGAAGACGGCTGCTATTATGTCAAGTCGGACGCCGTGTTGCGCATCGGCCGGCGTCTGGCCTGGCCATGGAAGGGGCTGGCCGCAGCTGGGTTTCTCGTTCCGCGGCCGTTCCGCGACTTTGTGTATGACCAAATCGCTGTCCGACGCCACCGCCTTATCCGCCGGCAAAATCGCTGTCCGCTGCCGCTCCCTGAGCTGCGCGCCCGTTTTCTAGACGAATTGCCGCGGTGA
- a CDS encoding monovalent cation:proton antiporter family protein, whose protein sequence is MAEQSSLTSLLIVVVAAFLTPIVLNRLRLQVIPVVVAEILVGIVIGKTGFDLVQPDMWIKTLSTLGFLFLMFLSGLEIDFSMFANQPKTASKQRKEPNPFIIAPLIFVAIFALSYGLSYLFVVFGYIDNAFFMTLIISTISLGVVVPTLKDTNLMETTIGQAILLIAVIADLATMILLAVFVSLYEPEHGSTWLLLGLFACGVVFYFVGKHFKRRSFVETMAKGTVQIGTRAVFTLMIVLVALSETFGAENILGAFLAGVLVSLLSPNKELRHQLDSFGYGFLIPIFFVMVGVDLNLRSLITEPTILMMIPLLFLALVVSKVVPVFLLRIWYDTKMTLAASFLLVSTLSLVIAAAAIAKRIGMIDETMEGALVLVAVLSSIVAPILFKKWFVRPKDEGKIDVSLIGVNQFTLAAARELDLHRYDVRLFHAKREDMERTGAADVFSIVRIADYTKETLEEQGAFAADIVVAWTGNEKVNADVALAAKEQGVGRILVLAESPKQVERLNDEGIEVLSVLRSTSSMLRASIESPRVARMMINKDTTLHEVAMNNPDYDGIPLRRFPFMGDCIIVRIFRENEFIVPHGDTELQKGDRLIVTGSGEYVEQLRHRLEKA, encoded by the coding sequence ATGGCCGAACAGTCATCGCTCACTTCGTTATTGATTGTTGTTGTTGCGGCGTTTTTGACGCCCATTGTATTAAACCGGCTTCGGCTGCAAGTGATTCCGGTCGTGGTGGCGGAAATTCTCGTTGGCATTGTGATCGGAAAAACGGGCTTTGATCTTGTACAGCCGGACATGTGGATTAAGACGTTGTCTACGCTTGGTTTTTTATTTTTAATGTTTTTGAGTGGGCTGGAAATTGACTTTTCGATGTTTGCCAATCAACCGAAAACAGCCAGCAAACAGCGAAAAGAACCGAATCCGTTTATAATTGCTCCACTCATTTTTGTGGCGATTTTTGCTTTGTCGTACGGCCTTTCTTATTTGTTTGTCGTCTTTGGTTATATAGACAACGCATTTTTCATGACGCTCATCATTTCAACGATTTCCCTTGGGGTCGTTGTGCCGACGTTAAAAGATACCAACTTGATGGAGACGACGATTGGGCAGGCCATTTTACTTATTGCGGTGATCGCTGATTTAGCGACGATGATTTTGCTGGCTGTATTCGTTTCGCTTTATGAGCCTGAACACGGAAGTACATGGCTGTTGCTTGGCCTATTTGCTTGCGGGGTTGTGTTTTATTTCGTTGGAAAACACTTTAAGAGACGATCGTTTGTCGAGACAATGGCCAAGGGAACGGTTCAAATTGGGACCCGAGCGGTATTTACTTTGATGATTGTGCTCGTCGCATTGTCCGAAACGTTTGGTGCAGAGAACATTTTAGGAGCATTTTTAGCCGGGGTGCTCGTTTCACTGTTGTCGCCGAATAAGGAGTTGCGCCACCAGCTTGATTCGTTTGGCTACGGTTTTCTCATCCCGATCTTCTTTGTCATGGTCGGTGTTGATTTGAATTTACGTTCGCTCATCACCGAACCAACGATTTTAATGATGATTCCGCTTCTTTTTTTGGCGCTGGTCGTATCGAAAGTCGTCCCCGTTTTTTTGCTCCGTATTTGGTATGATACGAAAATGACGTTGGCTGCCTCGTTTTTGCTTGTGTCGACATTGTCGCTTGTCATTGCGGCAGCTGCCATCGCCAAACGGATCGGGATGATCGATGAGACGATGGAAGGGGCGCTTGTTTTAGTAGCTGTTTTGTCTAGCATTGTTGCACCGATTTTGTTTAAAAAATGGTTTGTTCGCCCGAAAGACGAAGGGAAAATCGACGTATCCCTCATCGGAGTGAATCAGTTTACTTTGGCGGCTGCCCGGGAGCTTGATTTGCATCGATACGACGTAAGGCTGTTTCATGCGAAGCGGGAAGACATGGAGCGAACGGGAGCGGCCGACGTTTTCTCCATCGTTCGCATCGCTGATTACACAAAGGAAACGTTGGAAGAGCAGGGAGCGTTTGCGGCTGACATTGTTGTCGCTTGGACTGGCAATGAGAAGGTGAACGCTGATGTGGCGCTGGCTGCGAAGGAACAAGGGGTTGGGCGAATTTTGGTGCTTGCAGAAAGCCCGAAACAAGTGGAACGGTTGAACGACGAGGGCATTGAAGTGTTATCCGTTCTCCGCTCGACTAGTTCGATGTTGCGGGCATCCATCGAATCCCCAAGGGTGGCGCGGATGATGATCAACAAAGATACAACACTGCATGAAGTGGCCATGAATAATCCGGATTATGACGGGATTCCACTCCGTCGCTTCCCATTTATGGGCGACTGTATTATTGTCCGCATTTTCCGCGAAAACGAATTTATCGTTCCTCATGGCGATACGGAATTGCAAAAAGGCGACCGGCTGATTGTGACAGGTTCGGGCGAATATGTCGAGCAGTTGCGCCATCGGCTGGAGAAAGCATAA
- a CDS encoding MFS transporter yields the protein MIYIEKGRREYIKASVSLFFGGFATLHNYIGFLLSEPPYSFRQSVLGFLFIVYIFGSFSSVYMGRKADVYGHARPLLLSVAATALGAFVTLAPSAVVKIAGLALFTFGFFGCHSIASVWIGERTRIHKAQASSLYLLLCYLGSSLAGTAGSYVCAHFHWGGVIALVLALLAFSYPFIQFTEKRRPSHGR from the coding sequence TTGATATACATCGAAAAAGGACGCCGCGAATACATCAAAGCAAGCGTATCATTATTCTTTGGCGGCTTTGCGACGCTCCACAATTACATCGGCTTTTTGTTAAGTGAACCGCCGTACTCGTTCCGCCAGTCAGTGCTCGGGTTTTTATTTATTGTGTATATCTTTGGCAGCTTCAGCTCCGTCTATATGGGACGGAAGGCAGATGTGTACGGCCATGCGCGCCCCCTTCTCCTTTCGGTAGCTGCAACAGCACTTGGGGCGTTTGTCACGCTCGCCCCTTCGGCGGTCGTAAAAATAGCCGGCCTGGCGCTGTTTACGTTCGGCTTTTTCGGCTGCCATTCAATTGCAAGCGTTTGGATTGGCGAACGGACGCGTATCCATAAAGCCCAAGCGTCCTCCTTATATCTTCTTCTCTGTTATTTAGGATCCAGCCTCGCCGGAACGGCCGGCAGCTACGTTTGCGCTCACTTTCATTGGGGCGGCGTCATCGCCCTTGTTTTGGCATTGCTTGCCTTCTCCTATCCATTCATCCAGTTTACAGAAAAACGGCGGCCATCGCATGGGAGATGA
- a CDS encoding ClpX C4-type zinc finger protein → MTSGTTRWLDECTTAALERFADEVAAMAEQSGDEARRRFYEGMAVAAKLTALRWGGKCGYIDGHLLDNVYEALSVFPLEKLEEALALEAQEARDGRCSFCLKEKPRLVNGPLAAICEDCLQFGLQVITKQP, encoded by the coding sequence ATGACAAGCGGAACAACAAGGTGGCTCGATGAATGCACGACCGCGGCGTTGGAACGGTTTGCCGATGAGGTCGCAGCGATGGCTGAACAAAGCGGGGACGAAGCCCGCCGCCGGTTTTACGAAGGGATGGCCGTGGCGGCGAAATTGACGGCGTTGCGTTGGGGAGGAAAATGCGGGTATATTGATGGCCATTTGCTTGATAACGTGTACGAAGCGCTCTCCGTCTTCCCGCTCGAAAAGCTGGAAGAGGCTTTGGCGCTCGAAGCGCAAGAAGCCCGCGACGGCCGCTGTTCGTTTTGCTTGAAAGAAAAGCCGCGGCTTGTCAACGGGCCGCTGGCCGCAATTTGTGAAGATTGCCTGCAATTTGGACTGCAAGTCATTACGAAGCAACCGTAA
- a CDS encoding alpha/beta hydrolase, which translates to MELGRTPHRLLQRVWVPLSLTIVALGVLACIGVSVYVGWQLTHKERQPITETPHDYGMTYENATFISKDGETRLKGWIISPQKPARMTVVFAHGYAGNRIQENVPFLPLAKRFVSEGYRVILFDFRASGESEGDMITIGVKEKDDLLGVIDYAKQHYREPVALYGVSMGAATSILAAAEDGDVRGVIADSPFSDLESYLRANMPVWTHLPDVPFTYLILAIVPALADLDLDLSSPIRAVDRVAPRPILFIHSKDDRSIPYEESVKLHRTHSDVFQLWLTEKADHVKSFSLYGDEYIERVFTFLRSLENTSS; encoded by the coding sequence ATGGAATTAGGACGCACACCACACCGTCTGCTACAGCGCGTATGGGTTCCGTTATCATTGACGATTGTGGCGCTCGGAGTGTTGGCTTGCATCGGGGTGTCCGTTTATGTTGGCTGGCAGCTGACCCATAAAGAGCGCCAGCCGATTACCGAGACGCCTCATGATTACGGGATGACATATGAAAATGCCACCTTTATCAGCAAAGACGGGGAGACGAGGCTCAAAGGCTGGATCATTTCACCGCAGAAACCGGCGCGCATGACGGTCGTTTTTGCCCACGGATATGCCGGCAACCGCATTCAAGAAAACGTTCCGTTTTTGCCGCTCGCCAAGCGGTTCGTGTCTGAAGGGTATCGTGTCATTTTGTTCGATTTCCGTGCGAGCGGTGAATCGGAAGGGGACATGATTACGATCGGCGTCAAAGAGAAGGACGACTTGCTCGGCGTCATCGATTACGCGAAGCAACACTACCGCGAACCGGTCGCCTTATACGGCGTTTCAATGGGGGCGGCGACATCGATTTTGGCGGCGGCAGAGGACGGTGATGTTCGCGGGGTGATTGCCGACAGCCCGTTCAGCGACCTCGAATCGTATTTACGCGCCAACATGCCGGTATGGACGCATTTGCCCGATGTGCCGTTTACGTATTTGATTTTAGCGATTGTTCCCGCGCTGGCGGATCTTGATTTAGACTTGTCTTCCCCTATTCGTGCGGTGGATCGTGTAGCGCCGAGGCCGATTTTGTTCATCCACAGCAAAGACGACCGTTCGATCCCATACGAAGAAAGTGTGAAGTTGCACCGTACTCATTCAGATGTCTTTCAACTATGGTTGACGGAAAAAGCCGATCATGTGAAAAGTTTTTCCCTCTACGGCGATGAGTATATTGAACGAGTGTTCACATTTTTGCGCTCATTGGAAAACACTTCTTCTTAA